From the Roseofilum capinflatum BLCC-M114 genome, the window GGGTTTCACTTCGTTCAACCCAACCTACAGTTTTAAGCTTGCCAATCCACTACTGGACCGGCAAGCTTAAAATTGGGGGTAAGAGTGTAGGTTGGGTTGAGGAACGAAACCCAACACCCGTCTGACGAAAGTTGGGTTTCACTTCGTTCAACCCAACCTACAGTTTTAAGCTTGCCAAGCCACTACTTGTGAGTGTCTCAACCTTAATTGAATCAACTATATATCAAGTCCGCTTATTCATGTCCGCGAAGCGGAAATACCCTAATTAAACAATGTAGGGAGCAAGATGCTCCCACTCCAGTAATATCACTCAGATTGAGGGAGTGCGGGCATCTTGCCCGCTAGTTGAACTCATTTTCATGTCCGCTTGCGGAAACCGGACTTGATATTACTTTCAAAAGATCTTCCTTTAGCCTAGGATGATGACCTAAGTTTTGACTAAAAGGGGAACTTCTGGCTCCTTCTTCGCCCGTTTGAGCAGATCTTTTTCGCTCGGAATTCTCAGTTTAGAGGCTAACTTGAGAGATTCTAGCAGTTTAATAAATCTATAGGTGGGATCGGGTAGATGAATCACTTCTCCTTCCCGCAGCATAATCCCATGGCGACTTGAGGAGGGAAAGGCATGATGAAGATTATGCCAGCCTTCTCCTAATGTGAGAAAGGCAACCCAACCATTATGACGACTAAAATCATCAGTTTCAAAGTATTCTGAGCCGGTAATGTGGCAGAATGAATTAACGGTTTGTACCCCATGGAACAATAAGGTGGTACTGAGGAAAAACGCGCCTAAATATTCTAAGCCACCTATGAAATAGGACAGAACTCCGAGGGCAACTAGGGGAAGAAAATGCAGGCGATCGAGTATCCTTAACGGGAGATTATTTTCCACATCACTGGGTAATTTAGCGGGAAAGAAACTTTTTGAGAGCAACCACCCCCCTTGAGACCAATAAAATCCGCGAAGTCCCTGATAGGGTTCAACCGGAGAGTGGGGATCGAGGTCGCGATCGGCATATTGATGATGGCAAAGATGGTGAGCTTTCCACCAGCTTGGGCCCATTTGTCCGGCTGATGCACCAACAATACATCCTAGCCAGAGAATAAAATCATTGGCTTGATAGCTTTTGTGGGTGAGCAGTCGATGGTAGATCCCTGTGGTGGCCAGCATTCGGATTACATATAAAAAAATAATCCAGGCGATCGCACCCCAAGATAAGCCAGTGAGTAAAACCATGAACGACCCCAGATGACTGACAATAATCAGTATGGGGCCGATCACATACGAAACCTTAGTAAGTAGGGAGTAATTCGGCATTGTATTGTTGTAGTATCCTTTGTTTAACTCCTGACCCAACCTAAACGATATCACACCGATCCTCCCCATCCTTTCAAGGAATGATTTTAAGGGTGGAGTGAGGAGGACTAGGGGAAATAGAGACAGGGCGACGTAGAGATGGGGCGATGAGCGATTCTCCTGGTTCCTCCATGGCCACGGCCTCATCAGCCAACACGATATAACAGTATTAGAGGCCATATCTGGGAATTCAAACTAGAGATCTATCACGTTCCTCTTACCCATTTATTACCTATTACCCATTACCAGCGCGAAGCGCTATAAATCATGTCTAAAGCTTTTTCTATCGCCTTAATCCACCTGAGCTGCTCTACTGCCCTTTTAACTGGGGCGCTCTCTCTCCCCCAAGCATCTCTGGCTCAACTGCCTACAGACCCTAATTTTGAACCTCCCCCTGGGGCTGGAAGACCTAGTGAAACCATCGGGGGAGGGAGTCGCCTTTTAGAAGAGGTGATAGAAATTGACTTTGAACCCCCTCCGGGACAAGGGGCCCCCCGTGAAACCCTAGGCGGAGCTAGTCGAGGCCCCAAATGTTTACCCCATGAAAGTCCGGTGAGTGTATTAGTGCCCAAAACCGTTGAAGGGGTGAAGTATGGCTTAACGGTCGATCCGTCTCCTGACTTTTTTGTTTATATACCCGAAACCGTGGCTACTCAAATCGAATTTATTGTCACGGATAATCAACCGTATCCCAATGGCCAAATTATTGATGAGCGGGTGATTGATATTCCGCAAAAACCGGGAATTTTAAGAGTTTCTTTGGATGGCACTTTAGAAAATGACCAGTATTATGAATGGGCTGTCTACTTAAAATGTCCCCAAGTGACTCCGGGTAGCGAACCTTCATTTACTTTTCCGTCTTCTGGGTGGATTAAAAAAATTGCTGCGGATGAAACGATCCAGCAAAAAGTGGATAATTCTTCGGTTTTAGAGGCGATCGTAACCTATGCTAATCAAGGGATTTGGTTTGACACTTTAAGGGTGTTGTACCAAGAGTTACAACAATATCCCAACAATGAGAAGTTAAAACAAACTTGGCAGCAATTTTTGCAAGATCAAATGCCAGAAATTGACCCTATGGTGTTAGAAACTTCTATTGTTGACTGTTGCCAATCCTAGCCTTCTGCGATCTTCATTTCCATGTGGAAAATTCTGAAACAAAATCTAGAAGAATGGCGGGGAGTTCTTCTGATTTCTCCGAGCATAGCGTTGGCGGTAATGGTCTTGCGAATGATGGGAGGACTACAACTGTTAGAATGGGTTGCCTTAGATCATTATTTTCGCTGGCGACCCATTGAACCGGTGGATCAAAGAATTGTAATTGTAGGGATTACAGAATCGGATATTCAGCGCATTCAAAAATGGCCGCTCTCGGATCGGGTTTTGACTGAATTAATCCAAAAAATCAATGCCCAAAATCCGAGGGCGATTGGTTTGGATATTTATCGAGATTTGCCGGTGGAGCCGGGATATCAGGAATTTGTGGAGTTGGCGAGAAATACGCCTAATTTAATTGGGATTGCTAAAGTGGAGGGCGATCGCCTGGGAGAGTCTGTTGCTGCTTCACCGGTTTTAGACCAACTCAATCAGATTTCGGCAGCAGATTTGATTCTGGATGGGGATGGCAAAATTCGACGCATGTTATTGTCCGTGCGGGATAGTCAAGGGAAAACGTTTTATGGGTTGGGGACAAGGTTAGCTTTAGATTACCTGCAACAAGAGGGGATTGAATTAGAGGTACTCGATCCCTCTAGGAGTAAAGTGGCTTTGGGAAAAGCAGTGTTTATGCCCCTGCAAAAACACGATGGCGGCTATGTGAATGCTGATACGGGCGGCTATCAGGTGATTTTAAATTTTCGCAGTCGGTTTTGTCCAGATTCTGAAGATCCTTGTGAATTATTTCAAACGGTAACCTTAAGTGATGTGTTGAACGATCGCCTCGACCCCGATTTGATGCGCGATCGCATTGTCCTCATTGGGGGACAAGCGGCTAGTCTTAATGACCGCTTTATTACTCCCTTTGGCTATAGCTTCCAGAAAGGAGGTATCCGTCCAGGGGTCGAACTCCATGCGGATCTGGCCAGCCATATCATTAGCGCTGCCCTCGATGGCCGTCCCCAAATTCAGTTTTGGTCAGAAGTGGAAGAAGGGCTTTGGATCGGATTTTGGTCAACTTGGGGGGCGATCTTAGGCTGGATTTTCTTGCGTATCCGTTGGAAAATGATCAGCGTCTGTTTCTGTGGAGTGAGCATCATTATCATCACCTATGGTGCGTTTTTGTTGGGGTGGTGGTTGCCGGTGGTTCCTCCCCTAGTGGGTTTGTTTGGGGCCGCCATTTCGATTACGGCCTATGTTGGCTTTTTAGAGCGCAATAACCGGAAAACCATTATGCAGTTGTTTGAACGCCACGTGACCCCAAAAATTGCCCAAGCGGTTTGGAGAGACCGACACCAACTGCTCAATGAGGGAAAACTGACCGGCCGCAAACTCACGGCCACGGTTTTGTTTACTGACTTGCAAGGGTTTACCACCATTAGCGAAAGTATTGACCCGGAAACCCTGATGGTTTGGTTAAATCAGTATATGAATGCCATGGTCAATATTGTCTTAAGCCATGATGGGGTGGTGGATAAGTTTATTGGGGATGCGGTGATGGCGGTTTTTGGGGTTCCTATTCCCAGTACGACGACTGAGGCGATCGCCCAAGATGCCCAATTAGCGGTACGCTGTGCGGTAGAAATGGGTAAAAAACTGCGATCGCTCAATCGCGCTTGGAAAGCCTCTGGACTGCCGACAGTCGCCATGCGTGTCGGTATTGCCACTGGGGAAGTGGTCGCGGGTTCCCTGGGGTCTAACCAACGGATGAACTATACGACTATTGGTGATAGCGTCAATGTGGCTGCCCGTTTAGAAAGTTATGATAAATCCTTAGATGGCGGTTTATGCCGGATTCTGATTAGTGAAGAAACCTACCAACATATCAAGGGGAAATTCCCGACCCAGGCGATCGGATCGGTCTCCCTTAAAGGTCGTACCGCACCGGTTAAAATTTATCAGGTAATGGGGAATAGGGAATAGGGAATGGGGAATGGGGAATGGGGAATGGGGAATAGGGAATGGGGAATAGGGAATGGGGAATAGGGAAAACCAATACCCAGCGACTGGCTATAGGCCCACATATTACCTAAACCCCACATATTACCCAAACAGTGTAAACCGTAATTTTCGTAATGGGTTATGTCTTTATTGTCTAGAAAAACTTTCCTTCGACTCCGCTCAGGGTTGATTGTCTCTCTACTGTCAATTCTTCTTTTCGGCCTCTGGGTCAACGTTGTCGCGCCCTCTGCCCTGGCCCTAAAAGTACCCGAACCAGGAAGCAATAACTTTGTCTCCAGCGCTGTCACTCAAGTCGGCCCCGCAGTCGTGCGGATTGATACGGAGCGCACCATCGTGCGTAATGTAGATCCGTTTATGACTGACCCCTTCTTTCAGCGATTTTTTGGCCAAGAGTTTTTTGATACGATGCCCCGTGAAGAATTGCAACGGGGGCAAGGCTCAGGATTTATTATCGACTCCCATGGTATTGTTCTTACGAATGCCCATGTGGTCAGTGGCGCAGACCGGGTACAAGTGACCCTCAAAGACGGCCGTTCCTTTGAAGGACAAGTTTTAGGTACTGACCGGGTTACGGACTTAGCCGTAGTCGAAATTAACGATCCTCAAGGGCAATTACCCGTAGCGCCTTTAGGAGACTCCGATCGCGTACAAGTAGGAGATTGGGCGATCGCCGTCGGCAACCCCCTAGGCTTAGATAACACGGTGACTCTCGGCATTATCAGCACCCTTAATCGCCCCTCCTCAGAAGTCGGCATCCCCGACAAACGGGTAGACTTTATCCAAACCGATGCGGCCATTAACCCCGGAAATTCCGGCGGCCCCCTGCTTAATGACCGAGGGGAAGTCATCGGCATCAACACCGCCATTCGTGCTAATGCTATGGGCATTGGATTTGCCATTCCCATTAATAAAGCCAAAGCCATTCAAGGACAACTCGCTAAAGGGGAAAAAGTCGCCCATCCTTACATTGGCGTGCAAATTGTCAACCTGACCCCAGAATTAGCCCAGGAAAATAATCGCGACCCCAACGCTCCCTTATTCTTGCCGGAAATTGAAGGGGTTTTAGTCATGAAAGTGATTCCTAACACTCCTGCGGCTGATGCCGGTTTACGTCGGGGCGATGTGATTATTTCTATTGACAATCAACCGATTAAAACGGCGGATGAATTGCAGCACATCGTCGATCAAAGTGGTTTAGGCACATCCCTATCGATTCAGGTGAAACGGGGCAATCAAACTCGACAGTTTCGAGTGAAGACTGCCCAGTTAGAGGAAGTGATGGAGAATTAATACAGCACTTCACGAAGCGTGTATTTACAATAATATGTAGGGGCGGACGGCCCCCTCCCCTACATACCCTCATTACTCATTACTCATTACTCATTACTCATTGCCGTAAAAGTGCTTTGAGCGCTCTGAGATCATAGGACTGTTCATATTGAATTAAATCACACTTATGGCGTTGTAAAAACCGTTGCTGCTCTTGAGTGACAATTCCAGGGGCGATCGCCTGCAATTTCCAGTTATGGCACAATTGAATCATGGCTTTAATCAGGGGTTGATTGGGTTGTAGGTGTTGCATCAAGCTGCCATCAAGTTTCAACGCAGTAATTGCTAATGAACCTAAGTCCTTGAGAAATTGATTGCCTTCCCCTAACCCCTCAATGGTAATCGCAATTCCCCGCTCCTGAAGCGATCGCAGGGTCGCCGCCATTTGATTTTGATTTTTCGC encodes:
- a CDS encoding CHASE2 domain-containing protein; its protein translation is MWKILKQNLEEWRGVLLISPSIALAVMVLRMMGGLQLLEWVALDHYFRWRPIEPVDQRIVIVGITESDIQRIQKWPLSDRVLTELIQKINAQNPRAIGLDIYRDLPVEPGYQEFVELARNTPNLIGIAKVEGDRLGESVAASPVLDQLNQISAADLILDGDGKIRRMLLSVRDSQGKTFYGLGTRLALDYLQQEGIELEVLDPSRSKVALGKAVFMPLQKHDGGYVNADTGGYQVILNFRSRFCPDSEDPCELFQTVTLSDVLNDRLDPDLMRDRIVLIGGQAASLNDRFITPFGYSFQKGGIRPGVELHADLASHIISAALDGRPQIQFWSEVEEGLWIGFWSTWGAILGWIFLRIRWKMISVCFCGVSIIIITYGAFLLGWWLPVVPPLVGLFGAAISITAYVGFLERNNRKTIMQLFERHVTPKIAQAVWRDRHQLLNEGKLTGRKLTATVLFTDLQGFTTISESIDPETLMVWLNQYMNAMVNIVLSHDGVVDKFIGDAVMAVFGVPIPSTTTEAIAQDAQLAVRCAVEMGKKLRSLNRAWKASGLPTVAMRVGIATGEVVAGSLGSNQRMNYTTIGDSVNVAARLESYDKSLDGGLCRILISEETYQHIKGKFPTQAIGSVSLKGRTAPVKIYQVMGNRE
- a CDS encoding HhoA/HhoB/HtrA family serine endopeptidase, translated to MSLLSRKTFLRLRSGLIVSLLSILLFGLWVNVVAPSALALKVPEPGSNNFVSSAVTQVGPAVVRIDTERTIVRNVDPFMTDPFFQRFFGQEFFDTMPREELQRGQGSGFIIDSHGIVLTNAHVVSGADRVQVTLKDGRSFEGQVLGTDRVTDLAVVEINDPQGQLPVAPLGDSDRVQVGDWAIAVGNPLGLDNTVTLGIISTLNRPSSEVGIPDKRVDFIQTDAAINPGNSGGPLLNDRGEVIGINTAIRANAMGIGFAIPINKAKAIQGQLAKGEKVAHPYIGVQIVNLTPELAQENNRDPNAPLFLPEIEGVLVMKVIPNTPAADAGLRRGDVIISIDNQPIKTADELQHIVDQSGLGTSLSIQVKRGNQTRQFRVKTAQLEEVMEN
- a CDS encoding acyl-CoA desaturase, coding for MPNYSLLTKVSYVIGPILIIVSHLGSFMVLLTGLSWGAIAWIIFLYVIRMLATTGIYHRLLTHKSYQANDFILWLGCIVGASAGQMGPSWWKAHHLCHHQYADRDLDPHSPVEPYQGLRGFYWSQGGWLLSKSFFPAKLPSDVENNLPLRILDRLHFLPLVALGVLSYFIGGLEYLGAFFLSTTLLFHGVQTVNSFCHITGSEYFETDDFSRHNGWVAFLTLGEGWHNLHHAFPSSSRHGIMLREGEVIHLPDPTYRFIKLLESLKLASKLRIPSEKDLLKRAKKEPEVPLLVKT
- a CDS encoding DUF928 domain-containing protein is translated as MSKAFSIALIHLSCSTALLTGALSLPQASLAQLPTDPNFEPPPGAGRPSETIGGGSRLLEEVIEIDFEPPPGQGAPRETLGGASRGPKCLPHESPVSVLVPKTVEGVKYGLTVDPSPDFFVYIPETVATQIEFIVTDNQPYPNGQIIDERVIDIPQKPGILRVSLDGTLENDQYYEWAVYLKCPQVTPGSEPSFTFPSSGWIKKIAADETIQQKVDNSSVLEAIVTYANQGIWFDTLRVLYQELQQYPNNEKLKQTWQQFLQDQMPEIDPMVLETSIVDCCQS